Proteins found in one Mycteria americana isolate JAX WOST 10 ecotype Jacksonville Zoo and Gardens chromosome 8, USCA_MyAme_1.0, whole genome shotgun sequence genomic segment:
- the UBLCP1 gene encoding ubiquitin-like domain-containing CTD phosphatase 1: MSLSLIIKWGGQEYTITSLSEEDTVLDLKQSLKGLTGVLPERQKLLGLKMKGKPADDDVKLGALKLKPNTKIMMMGTREESLEDVLGPPPDNDDVINDFDIEEEVVEVENREENLLKISRRVKEYKVEILNPPREGKKLLVLDVDYTLFDHRSCAETGVELMRPYLHEFLTSAYEDYDIVIWSATNMKWIEAKMKELGVSTNANYKITFMLDSAAMITVHTPRRGLIDVKPLGVIWGKFSEYYSKKNTIMFDDIGRNFLMNPQNGLKIRPFMKAHLNRDKDKELLKLTQYLKEIAKLDDFLELNHKHWERYLSKKQGQ, encoded by the exons ATGTCTCTGTCTCTCATAATAAAATGGGGTGGACAGGAGTATACGATAACCTCGCTATCAGAAGAAGACACAGTGTTGGATCTGAAGCAGTCTCTTAAAGGCCTTACTGGAGTGTTACCAGAGCGTCAAAAACTACTTGGACTTAAAATGAAGG GCAAACCTGCAGATGATGATGTTAAACTTGGAGCTCTCAAGTTGAAACCAAATACTAAAATTATGATGATGGGCACTCGTGAAGAGAGTTTG GAAGATGTCCTTGGGCCACCTCCTGAtaatgatgatgtcatcaatgacTTTGATATTGAAGAGGAAGTTGTGGAAGTAGAAAATAG GGAAGAAAATCTACTAAAAATTTCCCGCAGAGTTAAAGAATACAAAGTGGAAATTCTGAATCCtcctagagaaggaaaaaagctgctGGTGCTAGATGTTGACTATACACTATTTG ACCACAGATCATGTGCTGAAACTGGGGTAGAACTGATGAGGCCATACCTTCATGAATTCCTGACATCTGCATATGAGGATTATGATATTGTAATTTGGT CTGCTACTAATATGAAGTGGATTGAAGCTAAAATGAAA GAGCTTGGAGTGAGTACCAATGCAAACTACAAGATAACTTTCATGTTGGACAGTGCTGCCATGATAACAGTGCACACTCCTAGAAGAGGACTAATAGAT GTGAAGCCTCTTGGTGTTATCTGGGGAAAATTTTCAGaatattacagcaaaaaaaatactattatgtTTGATGATATTGGCCGAAACTTCCTAATGAATCCACAAAATGGACTCAAG aTAAGGCCTTTTATGAAAGCACATTTAAATCGGGATAAAGACAAGGAGCTACTAAAGCTCACTCAATACctcaaagaaatagcaaaattaGATGACTTTTTGGAGCTGAATCACAAACATTGGGAAAG gtATCTTTCAAAGAAGCAAGGACAATAA